The region gaaactgattttattttgtatttctttcagaGAAATATCAATGtttattaaaggaagaaaaggctAAATTCAGGAAATGTGGCCctatttacatttgaaaagttGAAATGTATCATCACATCATAGTACGTCTCCCACATGTTTCAAGAATTAAATAGGAAGCATCAAATAATAGAAAACTGGTGTTCTTAGATCAAGAATAACAGGAGCAGTCATTCACCAATATTACTGAGCACTAACCAGGCACTAGCATCAAAGATGCTGAGAATACAAAAGTGAACAAGGCAGATGGAAATCCCATCCCATGGAGCTTGCAGAAAGGAAGCTATGTGACTTGTCTATGTAACAATTGAAGGCATTGtatgcacagtaaaggaaaccatcaataaaacagaaagaaaacccacagaatgggagaaaatatttgcagatgaagtggctgacaagggattaatctccaaaatataaaaacagctcacgcagctcaatattagaaaaacaaacaacccaatcaaaaaatgggcggaagatctaaatagacatttcttcaaagaagacatacagatggccaagaggcacatgaaaagatgctcaacatcactaattattagagaaatgcaaatcaaaactacgatgaggtatcatctcacactggttaaaatggccattatcaaaaaatctacgaacaataaatgctggagagggtgtggagaaaaggggaccctcctacacttttggtgggactgtaaattggtacagccactatggagaacagtatggaggttccttaaaaaactaaaaatagaactgccataagatccagcaatcccactcctgggcatatattcagagaaaaccataatttgaaaggacacatgcaccccaatattcattgcagcactatttacaatagccaggacatggaaacaacctaaatgtccatcgatggaggaatggataaggaagatgtggtacatatataacatggaatattactcagccataaaaaagaatgaaataatgccatttgcatccaATGGTTGGACCTAgatattgtcatactgagtgaagtaagtcagacagagaaagacaaatatcataagatactgtttatatgtaaaatctaaaaaaatggtacaaaggaacctatttacacaacagaaattgagtcacagatgtagaaaacaaacttatggttaccaagggggaaaggggggcttaaattgggagattgggattgacatatacacactactgaatACAAAAGATAACTAAttagaacctactgtatagcacagagagctctATTTGGtgctctgtaataacctgtatgggaatggagtctagaagagtgtggatatatgtatatgtatggctgattcactttgctgtacagcagaaactaacacaacattgtaaatcagttttattccaataaaaaaattaattaaaaaaagaaacttcttttggacttctagccttcagaactataagataataaatgtgtattgttttaaacaaaaaaacaaaccaaaaatggtATCGTGATGGGAAAATATTCTCCTAAATGTATTGTTAAACAATAGACTTTGAACCACATAACGTAAACATAATATGATAAAGATCAATATCTTTatgaattttatacatatatatgttttatgtagACTGTCATAAACTTTTAGCAAAAATGTCAAGGTGTTAATATATAAATGATCAAAGAGCTTGAAGAAATGTGAAACCTCACAGAACTTGCTCACTGCCTTGACCTGCATATGACTTGCTGATATCTGGCTTTTAGTTTCTGAAGAGAATAGGCCATTGTTCAGAACCTACAGGTGAAGCCTCATATGCCTGGGTCATAAAAGGAGAGAGGTGAGAACAGCAGACAGGGAGGATAGTGGAGACGGGGCCTTCTGCAGACCACTGTTTCCAGGATGTCTCAGCTGGGTTTGGCTTTGCTTTCTGTGCTCTCTCAGCTCCTGCATCTGGCTTTAAGGGACCTGCACTCATGAGTGTCCCCATCCCAACCACTTTTCCCAGATGAGGAAGCCACAGGTTTAAAACCTGGATAGTGAATATGCCACTATCCCCTCCTGGGTCAGCTCTGGTCTTCCCAAGAGGTGGCCTGAGCCCAGTGCTACCTGTGGCTCATCCTGGCCTCCAGACATCCTTGGGCTTGTGGGCAGTAGACAGCAGTTCTCTCTAGGTGCCCTCCTGCTTCCTTCTTGGGGAGGGCTTTGTCAGGCCTCATGGGCCCCATGAAAGACCCACTGCTCCTCCTACCATGCTACTGAGTCCAAACTCATTCTGCTCACCGCATGACAGGTCAATAAATCAGGAGATGAGctgtgttggggcaaggaataatgactttattcagaaagccagcagactgagaagatggcagaccaATGTCCTAGAGAACCACCccagttagaattcaggcttcttttatgctAAAAAGGGGAAGGCAGAGGGTGGGGGAGTTGgctgttgcaaacttcttggtgcaggaatcctttgttcttgaagCTGTCCACATAGGTTTTGTCACAATGTTCTTGTAAACCTttaacaagacaaatgttattctctgttctgcaactttttatctctatatgaatggaaaaatgtTATACTCTTAAAGGTCAAAGCCTTAAGACTAagctatcctgtatattttaggctataggcaacattctttttttttttcttttaattaactaatttatttttggctgtgttgggtctttgttgttacGGTGAGGGGGGGCTATTATGTATTGTAGTGTGAGGGcctcttattgtggtggcttctccgttacagagcataggctctaggtgtgcaagcttcagtagttgtggcatgtgggctcagtagttgtggctcatgggctctagagcgcaggctcagtagttgtggcacacaggcttagttgctctgcagcatgtgggatcttcctggaccagggcttgaacccatgtctcctgcactggcaggcagattcttaaccactgcaccaccagggaagtcctaggcaacattcttaactcaaagcaaaagcaatagaatacaaagtttaaagtaaaagaaacagatctaatatggagtgaGAGTTGTTCTTTCCTGTTACAACCAGGCTTAGCTATTCTTGGGCAGTGCCCGGGCTGGGTGAGCATCATCTTTATGGTGTCCCTCATCTCCAGGGAACCTCCTCAcctgcttccctctccttcttccctctcaccctccctctttGAAGATAAGGCCTGTGCCTATTCATGTTGCTTAGCATTTCAGACACAAAATAGTTGCTTAATAAATGATAACATTAGCTGCTCGGTGAAACAGGCACCGTTTGCTCTAAGTACAGTATATATGTTAATTCATGTAAGCTTCACAACCACCCCATGAGATCACTCccatattatctttattttataattgaggaaactgaggcacagagaggttgagtcactAGACTAGGGTCACACAGCAGAACCAGGATGTAAACCCAGATTGTCTGACTCTGAGGTCCTTAGACCAGGAAGTAGGATGGTCTCTGATCTTCCTTAACACTGTGGACTCGGGGAGTGGTGAGGGATAAGCAAGATTCACACCTGGGCCTCCCACTCTCGTTCCACTCCGCACCGGCCTCATGGCCAGCAGATAGAGACAGGGCTTCTAAGGGCAAATCTCTTGGCACCGAAAGCAACAAAAGTGACAAAGCACCCTGGATGACTCTAGAAAGTATAAAGTCAAACAGGTCCCAGGTGGCAGCCCTGGAACTCCATCCATCTATCCCCTCCTGCTTGGTTGGGTTCTCCGCCATGTTGAAACTCTGATCTTTTGGCAGGTTCCAGCTGCCTCACACAGATGGCCTCCTCTCTGGGATCTTAACATGTTCACTTCAGCATTTTCCTCATCAAAGGATCAGATGATACCTCGGATATCCCCCGAGattggagaaagagaagaagccagaaaataaagaatgagaGCAAGGGCAGTAATGGGAAGAAGGGCAGGCTGGTGAGGGGGCATCTGAGGGCTGAGACTGTGTTTACATCTCACTTGACTATGACGATGGCTTCTCATGCATGGGGTGATGGTCAAACCCGGGTGCCATTTGCCCTGAGGCTCAAGCTCTGGGGGCAGTGGCCATTTGTCTTGCATCACTGTGACCACACCAACCCCGTGCTGCCTGACTGCACACTGTGGTCAGCAAGGGGCTTAGGGCTGGGTCCAGGGGTAATTCTTCACAGAGGGTCACACACTGGAGCAAAGACACCACACAGCAAGACAATGCCAAGAAAGAACAAGGTGAGTTGACACCCAGTGTCCCAAGCCTCTGGTCACACCGAGCATCCTTGAGCAATGCAGAGCTAGAAACCAGGAAGGTGGACAGGATGTTCGATTCCTGCTGAAGTTGTCCCTCCCCCCAGAACAACGCCCACTCTCTCTGCCTGCACCTTGTGTTGTCAGAAGCCCCATTCCTCTGTAGCTTCTGTCTCCACCTGCCCTGGGCATTTCTGTCTCAAATCTTGAAGGCTTAACCAGGGTCTGGGTGCTAGCCCCTCACTGAACCGAAAGGGTAGAATCCAGCCCAAGTGAAAATAGAGGGTCAACTCCTCTTGGTCAGTCACTGACTGGGCTGGTCCCCATGCTCtgttcctccctccacctctcctccAGCCCTTCTTCAGGGTCTAGTTTTTATTTGGAATGGGACATAGTCACTGTCCCTGTTCCCTTCCTTAGTGCTCAGCCTTGTGGGGAATCCAGGCTTCCACTACAAACTCCGAACGAGCATCAGCACTTCACCACCCAGCCCTTGTCGGTCTCAGCTCCGACAAGTCAGGTGCCTCTTGGGATGGACGACAATACTCCCCCTGTCCCTCTGACTCAGACCACTGAGGACTCGTGGCTCAGGTGCCCAGTTCCTCTGACCAGAAGAAATCTCTCAAGATAGGAAAGACTTTATCCCAGGAAGGGGTTTCTTGGGGTTCACTGTAGGCCAGGACCTCCCCTCCAGCTTGAGGCTCCCACAGCATGTCTGGATAAAGGGGTTGCCACCTTCCCTTCACTGGCTTTGTAAGAGAGGCCGCCCTGTAGCCATGCAACCAACTGGTCTGATTTGGAGACTTTGACCCCTGGAACAGTCCAGGGACCTAGTCAGGAAGCAAATGCTCCATAAGAAATGCTGACTGATCTGTGAGAGTAAAGAGAACAAACAAGGAGATACTAGTTGATGACGGTATCAACAGCTGTTCTCAGTACAGTGGGCTCATGTCACCCTCACACCAAACTAACCTAAGAAGTGGGGTTCGGTCTTATCTCCACTTtccagagggggaaactgagggccAAAAAGGTGGGTGAGTGGCTCCCACGTGTGTATGCTTAGCCCAGCACATGGCAGGGAGAAAAGGGAGTGGGTACCTCTCAGAACTGTGCCCAGGAGCTGAGCTGATAGGAGGGGGATAATTTCTCATGACATGGTTTTTATCTGGGACACGGTACAAAACATCATTTCTGGTAACAAGAATGAGCACAGCTGACTTGAGAGAGTGGGCTCTCTCTCTCAAGACAGTGGCTCTCTCTCTCAAGTCAAGTGGCGGGATGATTCTGAAACCAAGGGTGAGTGGGGGCCACAACTCAAAGATAGTGAACACCTGGACACTCCCATGCTTTAGGAGTTCCCCCCAGGAATGGTGTGCCCTATGGCACCCTCCCACAGTAACCACAGCCCTGAAGGGTTTGCTGAGGACCCACCCTGAGAAGCAGGACATTGGCACAGAGTCAGGTGGTCCCAGGCCTTGCTCTGTCCTCCTGGAATTGAGAGATGGGGCCAAGGTTCTCCATCAGTGATGACAAAACTGGCTCATTTCACCCAACCATCTCTGCTTTCCTGAGCCTGGCCTGTGCTTCAAGTTCCAGGCCACACTGTGAGCCAGGCCGAGTGGGTGGCCAGCATCACTGAATGACAGCAGTAGTTGGATTTAACTGGTGAACTTCTAATCCCAGACCACACTATAAGTTTGGTCTCCCAGCCTCACACTTTCTCTGCCAGAAATTATCCTTGTCTCCAGCACCTCAGTTGGTCAGGAATTCATAAGCAAGTAGcatgaggagaaagggaaaagtttGATGGGCAGAGGAAATAAGAGAATCATAAAATGTACAGCTTTGAGCTACACCTTCTTCTTGGGCGTTAGGGCAGAGCTCTGCTTTGGGAGGCAGACGGTGCGTTTACTGTTTCCAGAAGCGAGGTGGCAACCGTCTGTGACAGGGGGCCCAGGCAGCCTGGTGGAACCACGGACCCCTTCTCATGAAAACAATTAAACcacataggatttttttttaacatctttattggagtagaattgctttgcagtggtgtgttagtttctgcttcataacaaagtgaatcagctatacatatacatacatccccatatctcctccctcttgcgtctgcctcccaccctccctatcccacccctctaggtggtcacaaagcacggagctgatctccctgtgctatgcggctgtttcccactagctatctattttacatttggtagtgtatatatgtccatgccactctctcacttcgtcccaacttccccttccccttccccatgtcctcaagtccattctctacatctgcgtctttattcccgtcctgcccctaggttcttcagaaccttttttatttttatttttagattccatatataaccACATAGGATtataattacagttgacccttgaacaacataggggTTAGGGTGCTGCCTCTCCGTGCAAAACTTTGCCTACAATTTATAGTTGGTCATCTCTATATGCGATTCTTCCCTGTCCTTAGTTCTTCCGTCTCCACTCTTCCATATCCATGGATTCAATCAACTGCTGATCATGTAGCAagtactactgaaaaaaatcctcaTATAGGTGGACAtgtgcagttcaaacccctgctgttcaagggtcagctgtacacTGAAATACAGTTATATAACTCTACTAATGTATGGAATAGTAGGCAATATGCTTCTTTATTAATGTATCAGACACCAGGCTCCAGCAGGGGACTGATAAGGACATAATCTGGAAGTAGTCGATGAAGGCAAAGAATACTCTATGTCTGCAGATGTCATGTGATAGGAAAACCTCAGAAATTTCTAAGGGTGGGTGGTTTTGCTGTGGTTTGTGGACTCCATTTATGGAAGGAAAGgctaaatttcagttagaggATAGTGAAAAAAGAGGCAATCCTTCTTCCTATCCAAGCATGGGAAGACCCTGTGTTGCACCTCACAGCTCCAGAGTCCAAGACTTTGGGGGTTTCCGGGCATCTGGTCAACCAGAATGAGGTTAGAGGTCGTTCTTAAACAGGTTtcgtatatatatttttgtctctAAGACTATTTAGGTCAGCTTATGATAATTATGGAAGTTGAGACTTGGAATTCAGAGTGTGAAATAGGTTTTGTCATTTCCTGAAAACCTGCCTTCAGGAAGGAAAAGGTAGAGGGGCCCCAACTACTCCTTGGTCCTTACACTGTGATGTTTCAGACTTTTTCTCGGACCCCTGGGAGGACGAGTCTGAAGGTAAGTGGGGCTTGTGATTTCCACAAGACGTGGAAGCTGAATTTCCTTCCTAAGTTGGCAAAATTCAAATGGGCTTTTGGAAAGGAGCATTGATGACACAAGGTTAGAAAGAATATCCGGATTCGTCTagcaaatcctggctctgtcattttGTTAGAGAACCTATGTGTCTTGAGAGATGGTGAGTAACAGATGCAGCGGGAACTGGCTCTTTGGGGGAAGGTGACTTTGGAATTGAGAAATCGGGGTCCTTGGCTAAGGGGCTATATGTCTCAGAGTACGACAGGCTCAGACCTTAGAGTGGTTTCTTCTTCTTGGCTAAATAATCCTATTTCAGCTATGGAGGGAGCTCCAGCACCTTCCATATCCATCCAAGAAAGAAATCCCTCATGTGAATTCTTCTTAAGGAAGGAAGGTCCTTCTCCTGTGGGCCTCTTGATGACAGAGATAGCATCCTTTTCACCTTTACATCCCCCAAAAGAGGCATATCTGGCATAAAGCGAGGGCTTGACAAATTCTCACTCgtgaaacaaatgaatgaacacatggGGACCCTGTATAGTGCTCGGATTGTCTGACAAGAGACCTGGACCCCATAGCCCTGACCCTTATGCTCTCACTTGGGCCTTCTGCAGTGCCACCATGCCTCTATCTTCAACCCCGAAGAGCCTCCTCACCACCTGTGTCCTCACCACCTTGGTTTTCAGCTCTGTAggtaagaataaacaaatggccCCTTTCTCTCATAGACTGTAAGGGTAAGGTGGCAATACAGGAGAGGAATGCCCGCTTAGGAGAGACCAGGTTCAGCTCCAAGTGCAGTGATGAACACTTCAGAGATGGAGACCCTCATTAGCATCCCAGGCCATGGGCAGCTGAGAGGGCCTGAGCCTGTGCAGAGGGTGGTGGCTCAGTAGGAGTGGGGTCTTTTGTGGCCCTGGGGAAGAGCTGTGGACTGAGTGAAGGAAGGCAGGCATCCAGCCCCACAGGGAACAGGTTTCATGGCACTTTGACTCTCAGGAATGTTTGGCTATTGGAAACATCAATTATGATTCTTGACAGTTTTCATTCCTGAATTACTTTCTGAAcaacttaaatttctttttcgTAGAGGGTTACCAATGTGTAAACTGCTCTATTTATACATGTAGTACCAACCCACAGACAACTTGTGAAACGTCTCAAAGCTGCTTCAGCTACAAGCAAGAATTGCGGACATCAGGTATGCTGTGCCAGGCCCCTGCCCGTGCTGCTAGGCATGTGGGACAGACAAGGAAGGTGTTTAGAGTGAGGGAGGTTGCTGTGTTCCCCAGCTTGACGGAGCTTCTCACTTCCCTGTGTAACAGAGTTCAAACATACTGCTCACCACATGACAGACTGATAAATCGGGAGACTAGGTGTTGGGCAAGGAATGAtgattttatttggaaagccagcagaagATGGGGACTAGTGTTCCCCCAAACCATCTtacccaagttagaattcagacttcttttatactaaaaggggagggggtgtagCTGGtagttgcaaacttcttggtgccggCCAGATTCTGGAGTGGATATGATGATCCTTTGTTCctgcagctgtccatgtaggtctcGTGACATgctcctgtaaacctccaacaagacaaattttattttctgttctgcaactttttatctctaggtgaatggaaaagtgtttatacctttaaaggtcaagaCTGGGAGGCCCTCAGAATGGGCTATCatatatatttcaggctataggcgacattcttttacaaaaggtgcagagccagcatgactgaACACAGgaaacagagcacaaaggttagagctaaaggaatagatccaatatggagtcaggctttgtttttctttgctactCCTGTGAATCTTCTATTTTACCTTGCTTCCTTATGCCATGCCCTACCAGGATGGGGCTGGAAGTGTGGGGTGGGTGtgaggtggcagggagggaggctcCAGGAAAAAGGATAGACCATCCCGGTTCATCATGAACCTCACTGGGATATGACACTCCCATTCTAACAAATGCTAATGTTACCCCATGCAAGTtcatgtgcctgacacacagtgaagtcacaaaaactgaaatgtcagagtttggagcagaggaaaGTTTATTGCAGGGCTATGCAAGAGGGATGGTGGCTTGTGCTCAAAACACTTTGAACTCTAAGAAGGtttcagcaaaatatttttaaaggcccAGTGAGGGAGGGGTATCCGTgaggtatgtgatcagctcatgcacaattctccgATTGGTTGATGTGGAGGCAACAGGGTGGTTAATGTTATCAATCTTTTGGTGCCAGAAGGTCTGGGTGCTATgtgctcatgatcatcaagtaaTTAATTTCTTCCACTTGGTAATGtttttttagcatctgaaaaactcaggaaatatgtATGAGATACTATTATCTGGGCACTTCCAAGAGGAGTTCCAGCAGAGGTTATGGGGGAGGGATTTGTCCCAGGAAGGTTCCACAGGGTCCTGTTCGGTTACACTAACAAATCATCCCTCCATGTTTCGTTCCATGGACCAATGCAGAAAGACCCTTGAAGAAGTGAAAAGACTAAAAACAAAGTGATTGGAGGCACGGAATTCTTTAATCCTTGCTGCCCATTTGGGCATCACTCTCTCTATGGTTCAGAGGGAAAATTCCCTCTGTGACTGGTTCTTTGCAGGGCAACTCTTACAATTTTTTGAGGAGAAAGGCTGTTCTTCAAGTTCGTGTGTCCCACTGGTCTTGTCAGCATCACTGGGGGATAATCAAACATTTGGGTACAAGCGCCAGTGCTGCCAAGATGAGCTGTGTAACCGAGGGGAATTACAAGGTGAGTGCCAACACAtctccactctctctcccttcccaacCCTGTTCCCAACTCACTGCCTTAAGTCTCTGCCTTCCAAATACCTTCCTGTGACATGTCTCTCTGCTTCTGAGCTGCTCAGTGATTTTGCTCACTGATTGCCTTTCCTCCCTGTGAAGGGATGGATACAAGCCCTTCTCCTGCACAGGAGACTGAATGACAGTTAGGTGGCTGGAACTGGTCTTGGGGATTTACTCTAAGTGTGATTAGAGgttaaattatttactttccCATTCCAGCTGAAAAGTTGTCTTTCCTCACCTGTTTAATTCCTCACTCCCTTAACAGTACTTTTTAGACCATAGCTTATCTTCTCTCCATTATCTGAGCACTTTTCTCCAGCCAAGGCAGAGAAGAACAGATAACACCAAATTACTAGAAGATCCTTTTGGCTACATCTTCCCACTTAATACCTACCTCCCCTGCACCCTCCATGCCATCTTAGTtgtaaataattttgattttgcgGGGGAGGAATCCTTGAATAACCATGACTCAAGGAGAGGGGCTAATGTTTTCAgctctttttaaaacttattctttaagatgaaaattttctctttattcagtGCCTCAGAAATCCCCAAACCCCAATGGCATTAAATGTCCTGCATGCTACAATGAGGATGACATTTCCTGTGAACCAGTTTTACTCACCTGTACTGGTGCAGAGACAAAATGTCTCACCGTTATTGGCCAAGGTATGGATATTTTGCCAGGTGTTTTGGTGTTcatcttcttaaattttatattgtattaAATATCTATTGCcgtgtaacaaattactccaaaacttggcagcctaaaacaaaacaatcgttcgaaaaaggaaaagaagaaggaaaaggagggggatgcagaggaggaagagaaggaggaaaaggaggaagaaggggagagagggtgggCAAAAGTGCAGTTTTTAAGTaatctaatctcagaagtgacattaTCATCACTTCTGCTGTATCTTGCTGGTTTCACAGACTAACCCTGATACAGCAATGGAGGAAACTACACAAGGGCGTGAACACCAGGAAATGGAAAACATTGGGGGCCATCCTAGAGGCTAAATACCATAGACAGCAAGGACTGGTACAGGGGCAAGTGCTGGTTATCCCTTCAGGGTTTGGAGGAAGCCATCTGTCAGGAGAGGAGAGGATAACACAACTGTTTCCCATAGTAGAGTCTGAGACTTGGGAATATGTCATAT is a window of Globicephala melas chromosome 3, mGloMel1.2, whole genome shotgun sequence DNA encoding:
- the LOC138842608 gene encoding protein RoBo-1-like, whose translation is MASHAWGDGQTRVPFALRLKLWGQWPFVLHHCDHTNPVLPDCTLCAQPCGESRLPLQTPNEHQHFTTQPLSVSAPTTWEDPVLHLTAPESKTLGVSGHLVNQNECHHASIFNPEEPPHHLCPHHLGFQLCSTNPQTTCETSQSCFSYKQELRTSGQLLQFFEEKGCSSSSCVPLVLSASLGDNQTFGYKRQCCQDELCNRGELQVPQKSPNPNGIKCPACYNEDDISCEPVLLTCTGAETKCLTVIGQAGPFLAVFAMGCATETACNLKNTSLLNNIKLHTYCVESNGTPQVTSITSSILTGLFLLKVLL